In Montipora foliosa isolate CH-2021 unplaced genomic scaffold, ASM3666993v2 scaffold_412, whole genome shotgun sequence, a genomic segment contains:
- the LOC137988268 gene encoding uncharacterized protein, with product MQAKAESQVMAELPVCRLAPFTPPFYYTSCDYFGPYHVKVGRNKTTKYYGVIFTCLNTRAVHLELAVDSSTMEFIQVLQRFFSVRGQPSLMISDNGSQFIGAERLLKELIKGWDIEKLCEFSAEKGIKWQFMTPASPHQNGYAEALVKSCKMALKKAIGEQVLTPFELYTCLLEVANLVNHRPIGRIPNDPDDGSYLCANDILLGQSSSHVPQGPFRETKNPRLRVEFVQKIVDSFSKRWTRDVFPSLIPRKKWNTEKRNVRVEDFVIVQTLNAIRGNWNIGRIVDVYPGQDGKVRNVRVKTTAGVYDRPVTKIAVLHPAEGYE from the coding sequence ATGCAAGCGAAGGCCGAATCTCAAGTTATGGCTGAATTACCTGTATGCCGTCTGGCACCTTTCACACCGCCGTTTTATTACACGTCCTGCGATTACTTTGGCCCGTATCATGTTAAAGTTGGTCGTAACAAAACAACCAAGTACTATGGAGTCATTTTTACTTGTTTGAACACTAGAGCAGTTCACCTGGAGCTTGCAGTAGACAGCTCAACCATGGAATTTATTCAAGTACTCCAAAGATTCTTCTCCGTGAGAGGGCAACCCAGCCTCATGATAAGCGACAATGGATCCCAGTTCATTGGAGCAGAGCGACTGTTGAAGGAATTGATCAAAGGATGGGACATCGAGAAACTGTGTGAATTCTCAGCAGAGAAGGGGATTAAATGGCAATTTATGACACCGGCATCTCCACATCAGAACGGATATGCGGAAGCGTTGGTGAAGAGCTGCAAAATGGCCCTAAAGAAAGCTATTGGCGAGCAGGTGTTGACACCCTTTGAGTTGTATACATGCCTGTTGGAAGTGGCGAACCTCGTTAATCATCGTCCAATTGGGCGCATTCCAAACGACCCTGATGATGGATCATACCTTTGTGCGAATGACATACTGCTTGGACAATCATCGTCTCACGTGCCACAAGGCCCATTCAGAGAAACCAAGAATCCACGTCTCCGAGTTGAATTTGTTCAGAAGATTGTGGACTCGTTTTCGAAGCGGTGGACAAGGGATGTGTTTCCGTCGTTGATTCCACGAAAGAAATGGAACACAGAGAAACGAAATGTCCGAGTAGAAGACTTTGTAATAGTTCAAACTCTGAATGCAATTCGTGGAAACTGGAACATCGGTCGAATCGTAGACGTCTACCCTGGACAAGATGGCAAAGTCCGAAACGTCAGAGTAAAGACCACTGCTGGAGTGTACGACAGACCGGTTACAAAGATTGCAGTGCTACACCCCGCAGAAGGTTACGAGTAA